The Mya arenaria isolate MELC-2E11 chromosome 15, ASM2691426v1 genomic sequence GTTCCAGGTATTGTTCAACTCCATGTTATTCTATGTTGCAATTGCATTGAAGAGCTTTATATCTGTGTAAAAGGCTCTTTCTGAAGGCTCGACATGTGGCCATCTGGCTtctattttgaagaaaaaagtttAGATACACATGACATGTTCTATCATAGCCTAGGTGAACTTAGATCTGGGCCTAGACTTCagaaacattcaagatatttataaaaaaacttgataCACTGGTTCACAATGCTGCTAAATACACATAAGTTTCTAACGTCAGTCTACAGTGGCTAAAATACTTACAGAGTTATAGGAAATTAGGCGAGCGACAATATACCCTTGTGGTGCTCATGTTAATTACACTGATGATGATATAATGAAAGAACATATATCCAGATGAGGTCTTTTTACATGTTAAGGTTTGATTGAGGCAACATGGTGTGAAATTTGAACATGTTGTACACCATTCTCTTGGTATAATCTTCTCTAGAAATTAGGACTGAACTATTTCTGGTCTTTGGAAAAATTAGGGTTTTTTGTGGGTCAATGTTGTGTTTACTTTTTTCTAGTGTGTTGCCGGTGGATGATTTTACCCAGGAATTTTGGAACATCTACAACACAGTGCGAGAGGAGGGTCCAGCTCAGGTGTGTAGGTGTCTGTTTGCCTGCTATAGGTGCCTGCCTCTGATTCAAGTTGTCATAAAGTTTGATCACTGAAAGGGGCGCTTAATTCATGCCTTGTAATGGATATGGTACCATATGTAATACTTTCAAAATGATTTCCATTAGGTGATACATTGTTGCGAATAAGGCATTTTACCTTAGAAATATTGTCAGTcagtattttcaaaaatcatttaacagacatttttttttagagtTAAACTTACCGCCACATTAAAACATGGATTAAATCACTGAACTGCATGGCTCTTAATTGATGTACAGAAAGGCCCATGCATATGCTTATGAATATGCATAATGTCTAATGTAAAATCTGTTGAGCTACggtacatgtataatgaattaGTCAACTAAAATAGGACTGTGTATCTATATTTTTTCTAGATATCCTTGACCTTTATGCAACAATCTCATGCTATAGCTAATGGCCAATTGATCACAAGGTCAAATGGTTAAGCACATTGAGTTTAACACAAATGCATAAATCCAATTTCAGGAAATAACGCTGACCTTGAGCCGTGATGATTTTATGATGGAGCCAAAGGCAGATGGATCTAAGGGTCAGGATGTGAAGCAGGTTGAGTTTAACACGTTTGCCTCTGGTGCTGGTGGGGTCATTGGTGCTATGAGAGATGTGCATCGGTAAGTCAACTGTATACAAAGAGCtgatttctaaaaaaaatgatttcaaaatttcaaatgtaacCTCTACAAGTATTTTGCTGAAAATCCAATTTAAAGCTGAGGGCTGTTCCATTAATAGGGTCCAAAttagcatatatttttttgctaaatgaTATACCATTTAAATAGCTCTGACTTCAAAAGGAGACTATTAAGCAGTAAATGCCAAACAAAAGCAAAACTGTGGGTTTGGCTTTcggtattttaatatttaaaatctaCTCCCTGAAAGCCAGCGAGCTTGATAAgagattttaatatttgtacagGGTGTTTATTATCTTGTGAAGTTGTAAGGCTCTTGAGGATTGGACTCGCTCACAAATGTAATTTTGGCATCATTTTTTTCAGGCTTTgcaaagatgtttttttttaccttatttattaacaaacacCAAACTACAAAGGGCAGATACAGAAATTGTAGTTTTTAACCTAAATTCAttcaatgtataatataatttttgatgtctgaccccaatttctcgaaacttcttaagtcccttataacaggattaagctaaactcactatttttgctgttttataaaatgcgttatatttactacTTTAAGAGTGTTTAGAAagtatataagaaaaatctgtatgctaatgagaagaaaccattttcaatttatcaaaatccatttttagtatgtattttggctaattgaaataaacgacttaagtctgttaagcttaagaagtttcgagaaattggggcctgactTATAACCTGAGTACCTTCAAGTCTTGgctatttaaaatgtttggatGAGTTTAAAGATTTCGGGTGAATATTCTTGTTTACACAGGTAAGTACTAGTACACGGCAACACAACGCCAGCTCCATCACTtatcggtggtgcaaagaaaatgagctgtcgacacttaCCCAGTACAGATGAGTGGTGGAGCTGGTGTTAAGTGGCCCTGAAGTAtacaaatttgatttgaatattgtttatttataattctgTTCCATTTAAATCCTCTGAAGTATTTTGATCATTTGATTCCACAGGTACAGCCTTAATGTAGCAGGATTTCCTTTGAAGGAAGATCAGGTTTGATAACTGTGACCTTATGCATCCATGAAAGCTCCTAgattaaagggacttgttctCATTGTAGAAAGTCAGAGATCATATCAAATTATTGTGTAAAATGTGATAATGGGgcttgtttcaataataaacatCTTCAAAGTCAAACTACAGCtctatttgaaattaaatgtttagaaatatgacaaaaacagtaactctatttaaaattgatttattttatgcaCCAGTCCATTGTAACCTCCACTCCCCCCCACTCCCCAGGTCTAGGGGTATACTGGATGTAGAGTGGGAAATTGGCCATATGCTTTAACCTTTctggtggccccacagtgccgagtgaatgtgatgtttttgtttttcgtgcagaaaaatagtggggaatgggccttacctagcaTGTCCCCGGGGTGtggggggcatttggtggggattttagcagCAATTTTTACCAGCAGGGCGGGGACTTTAACTgagattggctggaccgaatgTCAAAGTCctggctattccccggacctgggggccatggttaaaattgactggtgcattaggtTAAGATTTCCAAAATAAGTTTTTACATACAATTGTGAACAAGTCCTTTTAATGCTTGCCCGCTAGTTTTATATCCGTTGatcttgcatttttaaaaaagaaaggtTAGTTGTGCCTTATACATTTACTTGAATAATGTTAATTTCTATAAGCAAAATTTAAGTGCATGTTTTTGACACAGACAGCATCCAAATTCATCAATAAACAATCCCACTTCTTGATTTAATTTCGTTTTTAATATCACTGCTAAGGCAATTGCATGTACGGTACTTACCAAATAGGAACAGTATGTTTAGAACTGTATTATGGTCAGGGAGAGTTGTGGTCCTCCcagattatgttaatgtttCAAAGTAGCTATTTATCTGCTTGTCTGATCAAGTTTTCTTTCCTATCGATAATCAATATTTGTAACCAGATATGTgtgaaattgtttttgtcagtatttggtCAAAAGTGACTTTCAAACATCATTTCTGGATCAAACAGTGCAAAATAGTCCATAGTCTTCTGCATCATTGGAGTCTTCAGGTCAAATTCAAGTGATTATAACGGACCATGTTTTAATTCAGATAAAAGCCTTTCGaggagcaaaaaaaataatataaaaatactttatacatgtagtataatgCTTGGATGATTGGCaacttgtatttttatcatCTTGACAAACATTTCGACATAAAATGATAAGATTTTGTTTGTAGAACTATggtagcatagaggtgacataCGTTTTTATCTTATAtctcatttaaaaaagagtTATGTATCTCATTTTAACTATTTACAAGTACAAGATGTAACTCGTAAAACAGCTCAGTTACTCGTTTACACGTTACATACCTATCATGTTGAAACGAATTATGTATCTTGTTAAAATGACTAAGTAACTCGTTAGAATAACTTAACAAACAACttaacatctttttaaaatcactttatttatcGTTTGAGCAAAtaaattttctatgtattgaCATATTGGCCAATTAGAATCATGTAATAACTCCAATTCGCGACATTGTAAACATGGCCGAGTCAAGAAAACATCCTCTTCAATGTATATGCACAGATATTATGCAATTCTCATTGACCAGTAatgtaattttaagaaaacaacaactttgTTTAGGTAAGCTTCTAAGTTGTTTATTGAGATGTGTTAGTCGCTTTATATATATGGAGTTACTGAGTCAGTTGTTTTAATGAGATactttaaagtaattttaatgAGATGCATAATTATGCTGTTTTAATGAATTACTAAATCGTTTTAACTGGTTActaagtttttttaacaagatACATCAGtcgttttaatgaaataaaaaagaacatgtatGACACCTCAATGCTGCtgtaaataactgttgttttttttacaatttttttataattctttgTCCAATGAATGCTTAAAACTTTACTCAGTAAATACTGGGTGTGATAAAACTAACATGTATGTAGCTctgtttgaaaagaaaaaaaagtttaggtATTGTGATTGCCTTGGTGTCTACGTCATCGTAGTGCAAAATCTTTAACCCAGgcaattttaaactaaaaaatgtccaagatattcaaatacaatttggtacatatgttgccagCAACTTTAGCACACATGTACCCTTGACCTTGgttgaaaacaaataagtaGAATAACTTCTCATTGTACAGAATGTTGCCATGATAAATACTTACTGTTGACAATAGTTCATTGAAAGACATTCAAAAGGATCGTTATAGTTATATGCGACTTGGATTACATTTCCATTGTATATTTcaatcattgttttatcatttaaacaccTAAGAAATGTATAATTAAGGCAAACAAACTGGATTAAGCAAATAtcagataattgtttgtttctgtgtaGGATTGCAATGTGTTTCACCTGAAGTGattgtcaaaatttatatttcgcgagtggtgttcacaaggtgaaagAAAAATGGAATGAAACATGGCTGCGGCGGAAAACATGATTTATGCTTGTTGCTGTTAATATTCTATGCTTCAGTACAGAtgtgtaaatgtaaaacattattagCCTCCAGGAAGCATGGCTTGtgtgtttgtttcaatttcagagttaacataaatgtttaatgtaaatgttttatgtttataatatccCACACAACAATGTTTGGGTTGGTATAAtttaggagtgagcttgtcggtcagTCAGTTGGTCATTCAGTCAGTTGGTCTGCAGACTGGATGGTCAGTCAATGAGAaggctttttctcccacctcaaataagtagatccaataaatTGACCATgttagaaattcttatcttgcccatgggcAAAGATAATACAAGTAcctgtatggaactcctttttaatagtaatcacattgtaattacctcccttgttgaagaacgttgtctgtagcatcatagaaaccttgtcttgtggcaatatttagaatgcttataAAAAAATTCTCGCTTAAATATcgtcataaaacagttttcacgcaactttcaagaaataatgcttcaccctcctcagaactatttaaagaccgatttgactattaacataatctgaatcacagCGTGAATATCAAgtgaaaaagcatctaccatagccgctcatgtaagataggttcatcccaatgcttgcgtagggtgttttgccaaaacaccctgcgctcaggttgggatgaacctatcttacactctcggacagggaagatacttatagtccaGAGTGAGCTTGTCTCCATTATTGTATAAAACTAGGACaagttgtccacaggttatctATTGGCCagtatgtttattcaaattattatattgGTAATAGTAAGTCTTGGATAAGTCTTGACTAATCAATTGTGTTTAtggataactttgaccaaaccaaagagATAACGGATTAACCggtttcattcaattgactgcTGTCAGTCTGTAGGTTTTGTCCATAGGGTAACTCATGAAAAGATTGACCTCTTTAAACAAGTTTTagtacaaatattttaacaacataaaatacatgCCGGTTTGATTTTGATGgagttatggccccttttcAACTTATAATTTGTCTACATGTATCCCAACAAATACTTATGACAGTAATGCATGTACAATGGATTTTAATGATGGCCCCTTTTCAAAGAACTAGCTTATTCCTTTATCCATTATCAGCAGCCATGTGTTAAAGTATTCGTcttttgttaaaaacacttgtattaatgttaaatgttaagttgaattttttaacttgttaaaGGGTCTTTTCCTGCTTAACTAGCATGTCTGTATATATTCTTGTCAAATGTTGcagttgttaacattaaaatctTTAATTCTTTGGAATTTTCATGAACATACCTTAGATCTGCGAACTACTTTTTGTTATACTGTTTTATCTGTACAAgtcttgttttattcaaatatatcatcaaaaaaacaattctgttaagttataaacaattattaataagtaattaaaaattataattatatgaaaaaaatccatatcatatatattctcttttttatgcatttttaaaaacaaaccaattgatcaaaattgcaatatttcttGAAAGCTTCCCTGAGTGGAGTTTTATCAGAAAACTTTTGCGATGAACGAGGATGACATTTAAATTGTTATGGTGCGGGTATGGTTTTTGACCGGTTATTGAAACTTTCATCTAGAATTCTATTTTACTGAAAAGTCCTCTATTGAGTATATTTGTTGTAAGagaattattgtaaaaatatagtCCCAGTTAcactaaaaatatattgattaaaaaaaccCAACTCCCTGGGATATTCATTCTCTGCCAAGTGACTGAAGGGGATGGGTTCAAATTTGGGGGGATGTTGCATATATGCATCtctatatatcaattatttatttgttacatgtatgttttgtttccaGTTGCCAGAGAATTGCCCCAGCAAGGGTCTTGCTAAAGGTCTGGTAAAGGCGTGGCAGTTGTATGGAAATGATAGGTAATTATAGCCTTTATTATAAGGTGCATTCTGTCAGACCTTTTATCCAGATTGTGAAAATAGCAATGTGGATCTGACAATGTCATTAAACCTGTTATATTGAGAGCCATCTTGCAGTGTCTAAGATACTAAATATGACCATATTTTGGGCTTTTTAATGCCCCCCAGAGGGCATCATATATAAAGTAGCAGACCATCTATCCTTCTGTCCATCAGTAACCATGGTTTCCAATCAGTAACTAAAGAATGGTTGGGCCCAGGAACCACATACATGGAAGTCAGGTTgaattggtcatgaccagcaatTTTGATTGTGAGATCAGAATGTTAAAGGTAAAGTAGTGCCCTTTCAAAGGTATGTTTGTACAGGCTAACATGGCAGGTAccatttacatttattcatttacatttcagGGCAGTTGTGCTATTTGTTGTTGGCATCCCTGAGCCAAACAGCCCGGACCAGCGATGGCTGGAGAGACATATGTTTGAGAGTGAGCCTAGAGCCCGGGTTATTTACAGAACGTTTGACCAGCTGATACAAGCTAGCAAGCTCGGGGAAAATAAGGAACTACTAGTGTGAGAGTTGTCAATGATTGTAATGAAATTgggcaaattggtcagaattttgttaagattaacgtaacaatgttgttaacaagATTCTTGTTAACTTTCAACTATTTACTGCTGTTGAAGTTTACTGGATACACTTATTATCTGCAGTATACCTGAGAAAATTTGAggcagctgtacttgttttatttagatatagGAGTACTTCATCAAATAGTTCATGTAAGTTAACAATGACcctttatcatattttttaacttttaaaagttcccattatttttctttgtaaGAGATTTCGTAgacatttttcaattatgaaCAAATCATTTTTACCTTATCTATTCACAGAGAAAAACATAGCCTTAAAGATTTTGGCAATGACGGAGTCACACTTTAATCTAGGTCTTGACTTGATAATTTTAAGATAATGTCATTCATCCACTTACAATATGACATAGTTGAGAGCAGCATTACGGTAGTAACATTTGTAGACTTTTATGACATCTGTCTCAGTTGAAAATCAGCAAAAGATGCAAACTCTTGTTTTAGAGATGACTATGAGGTTGCAGTGGTGTACTACAGATATGGCTACTCCCCAAAACACTATCCAACAAGGAAGGTAAGCATATCTTCAGATATGGCTACTCCCCAAGACACTATCCAACAAGGAAGGTAAGCATATCTTCAGATATGGCTACTCCCCAAAACACTATCCAACAAGGAAGGTAAGCATATCTTCATATATGGCTACTTCCCAAAACACAATCAAACAAGGAAGGTAAGCATATCTTCAAATATGGCTACTTCCCAAAACACTATCAAACAAGGAAGGTAAGCATATCTTCAGATATGGCTACTCCCCAAAACACTATCCAACAAGGAAGGTAAGCATATCTTCATATATGGCTACTTCCCAAAACACTATCAAACAAGGAAGGTAAGCATATCTTCAAATATGGCTACTTCCCAAAACACTATCAAACAAGGAAGGTAAGCATATCTTCAGATATGGCTTCTCCCCAAAACACTATCCAACAAGGAAGGTAAACATATCTTCAGATATGGTTACTTCCCAAAACACAATCTTACAAGGAAGGTAAGCATATCTCTAGATATGGCTACTCCCCAAAACACTATCCAACAAGGAAGGTAAACATATCTTCAGATATGGTTACTTCCCAAAACACAATCTTACAAGGAAGGTAAGCATATCTCTAGATATGGCTACTCCCTATAACACTATCCAACAAGGAAGGTAAGCATATCTTCAGATATTGCTACTCCCCAAAACACTTTTAACAAGGAAGAGAGCACATCTTCAGATATGGCTTCTCCCcaaaacactttcaaacaaGGAAGGTAAGCATATCTTTATATATGGCTACTCCCTAAAACACTATCCAACAAGGAAGGTAGGCATGTGACCTTCCAAAAAACACTTTCCATCATGGAAGGTAAGCAGATATTTAGATATGACTACTCTCTAAAACGTATGCTAgcttaatgtttaattttgatgactgtaaaGCAGATTTATTTAGAGGGCTTGTTTTGTCTTCCTTTGTTTGTCCCTCTCTGCCATCCcttcatcatattaaaccttaagcacaaatattatttttgccaATCATAAATTTCACATTCCTGTTTAGTTGtctacattttataataatggCTGCGTTTACAGGAGTATGACCTTCGACTCAAAATGGAGCGTTCCCGCGCCATCAAATGTCCCTCGATGGCATCCCACCTGGCTGGATGTAAGAAGATACAGCAAGTCCTGGCTGAGCCCAGAGTGCTGGAGAGGTTTATTTCCGACCCTGTGACTGTGGCGGAGATCAGATCTGTATTTGTGGGGCTGTATAGACTCAACCAGGTGTGTGAAGTTTGAGATcaatttttgataatataaatatcaaaaacaaatatcagaagAGCACCTTGCATTGGCAATAGTGTTTAATTGGTCAGAAGATTATTTTTTCCCATTTGCCGACCGACTATAATATTTAGCGCCTGacccttattttttttagacaACTGGATAATTTTTTATGACCATTTTATTTCCACTTTTTTTAC encodes the following:
- the LOC128220408 gene encoding glutathione synthetase-like isoform X1, producing the protein MMDYHSDMIAEDVVGEMIRRVTGMAMLYGVQKTVTNWEFPEQQEAMPFTLFPSLMPAEVFTRTRRVHIMFQTLIYRVANDHEFMKKCLKDVLPVDDFTQEFWNIYNTVREEGPAQEITLTLSRDDFMMEPKADGSKGQDVKQVEFNTFASGAGGVIGAMRDVHRYSLNVAGFPLKEDQLPENCPSKGLAKGLVKAWQLYGNDRAVVLFVVGIPEPNSPDQRWLERHMFESEPRARVIYRTFDQLIQASKLGENKELLVDDYEVAVVYYRYGYSPKHYPTRKEYDLRLKMERSRAIKCPSMASHLAGCKKIQQVLAEPRVLERFISDPVTVAEIRSVFVGLYRLNQDGSSSAVIEKALANPDQFVMKPQREGGGNNHFGAELKSFLEKIKNTQELSSWILMDRIRVVEHRNRLIRVGLGPECRDVCSELGIFGVHLSTPGEELENFECGWLLRTKPVEANEGGLFSGFSCLDSPFFVDV
- the LOC128220408 gene encoding glutathione synthetase-like isoform X2, translating into MMDYHSDMIAEDVVGEMIRRVTGMAMLYGVQKTVTNWEFPEQQEAMPFTLFPSLMPAEVFTRTRRVHIMFQTLIYRVANDHEFMKKCLKDVLPVDDFTQEFWNIYNTVREEGPAQEITLTLSRDDFMMEPKADGSKGQDVKQVEFNTFASGAGGVIGAMRDVHRYSLNVAGFPLKEDQLPENCPSKGLAKGLVKAWQLYGNDRAVVLFVVGIPEPNSPDQRWLERHMFESEPRARVIYRTFDQLIQASKLGENKELLVDDYEVAVVYYRYGYSPKHYPTRKEYDLRLKMERSRAIKCPSMASHLAGCKKIQQVLAEPRVLERFISDPVTVAEIRSVFVGLYRLNQDGSSSAVIEKALANPDQFVMKPQREGGVLQEKNWRTLSVDGYYGPNR